Genomic DNA from Candidatus Nitronereus thalassa:
AAGGGCAGCCCATTTTTCCCATCGACAGTGAGCACAGCGCGATTTTCCAATCCTTGGTAGGTCATCGCCGGGAAGATGTGCGGCGTATCATTCTGACAGCTTCGGGGGGCCCTTTTTGGGACTTCACCTACGAACAGATGAAGGACGCCACTCTGGAAAAGGCCCTCAAGCATCCCAACTGGGATATGGGTGCTAAAATCACCATTGATTCAGCCACACTCATGAATAAAGGGCTCGAAGTCATCGAAGCGCGTTGGCTTTTCGATTGCCCTCCTTCTCAACTTGATATTGTCGTGCACCGAGAAAGTATTATCCATTCTTTGGTAGAATATTGTGATGGGTCCGTGATGGCCCAACTTGGATTACCAGACATGCGCACTCCCATTTCCTATGCCATGAATTTTCCAGAAAGAGTGCTGTTAGATCCTCCGCCCTTAAACCTTTGGAACTATGGGAAATTGACGTTTTATCAACCAGACACGAAACGCTTTCCCTGCCTCCGTTTGGCGTACGAAGCCCTTGAAGGTGGAGGCACGCTACCAGCGGTTTTAAATGCGGCCAATGAGATCGCCGTCGATGCTTTTCTGAACAATGGCATCACGTTTATCGACATTGCCCATGTGATTGAAAAAACCTTGGATGCAGCAAACCCTCAGACCTTGACTTCTCTGGACGACGCCCTTGAAGCAGACCGATGGGCGCGAGAGAAGGCGGAATCGTGCATCCACAGCCTGGCTTCATGAAAGTCCTCGACTAACCGGATTTCCCTGTAACGCTATGTCCCCTGATTTTATCTACGTCATTGCACAAAAACTGTGGTGGTTTTTGGTCGTCCTCGGCGTCCTTGTAACCTTTCACGAATATGGACACTTCATTGTCGCCCGATGGGCCGGCGTCAAGGTGTTAAAGTTTTCACTGGGTTTTGGCCCAAAGTTACTAAGTCGTCAGATTGGTGATACAGAATATTTGGTTTCGCTCATTCCACTTGGCGGATACGTCAAAATGTTTGGAGAAGACCTTGGCGAATCCATCTCAGCTGAAGAGCAAGCACAATCGTTTGTCCACAAGCCATTATGGAAGCGTTCGCTCATTGTCGCAGCAGGGCCAGGATTTAATTTTTTGTTGAGCTATCTAATTTTTTGCGTCTGGTTGGCAACCGGGGCTCCCCTTCCCATCCCAACCTTCGAAGAGCTTTCTCCCACCATTGAGGCGATACGTGCCGAATCCCCGGCCAGTGTGGCCGGGCTCCAGGTCGGCGATAAAGTCACACTGATCAACGAGCAAGAAATCTCCACCAAACATGATGTTTTGGGTCTAATAGCTGACAGTCATGGACGTCCTCTCACAATGGAAGTGCTACGAAGTGGGCAACACAAAACATTTGTGGTCACACCCGAACCCCTAGACCCCAACCCTACGGATGAACCCATTTATGTGATCGGCATAGAAGAAGCCGAACCCGTGGTCACTTCGGTAATGCCAGATATGCCTGCCATGGTGGGGGGGTTATTAGAAAATGACCGCATCATCAAGATTGACGAGACTCCCATCCATACCTGGTCCCAAATGACCCAAATCGTTCGAGGAAGCCCAAATTTACCCTTGCTTTTTACTGTGGACCGAGATGGTGCCATTGTAACGGTCACGATTACTCCAGAGGCCCAACAGACCACCGAGGATGATCTGCCGGTGGAAGTTGGAAAAATTGGCATCACCGGACCAGGACGTTCTGTCGTTCGTGCGGAATCTCCCCTCACCGCTTTGTTCCAGGGGATTCGGGCCACATGGGGTTGGTCGGAACTCACAGTGGTGGGCATTTATAAAATGTTCACGGGAGAAATTTCTTCCAAACATTTGGGTGGCCCCATCATGATTGCGAGCGCCTCGGGAACGGCTGCGGAACACGGCATTGCCGATGTGGCGTTTCTGGTCGCGATCTTGAGCATTAATCTCGGGATCCTCAACCTTCTCCCAATTCCAATCTTGGATGGTGGTCACCTCTTTTTCTTTGCCTGCGAAGCCATTTTACGTCGCCCGCTGGGAGAACGTCAGCGTGAGTTTGCTCAGCAAGTGGGATTGGTGTTGCTGTTTAGCATTATGATTTTTGCCTTTTTCAATGATATCCAACGACTTCTTCAATAATCCCCTTCTATCTTTTCCCTGCTTGACAACAGCCCTCTCTTCTCACGATAACAGAAAAACTCACGACGCTGAGCACCATCTTTATTATCCACTTTCATTGACATAAGGTCCTCCTCATTATGCGCACCTCACAAGTCCTCATTCCGACACTTCGCGAAGACCCTGGTGAGGCCGAAGTTGTCAGCCATCGACTCATGCTCAGAGCAGGGATGATTCGAAAAGTCGCCGCAGGGATTTACACTTATTTACCCTTGGGGCTTCGTGTCCTTAAAAAAATTGAAAATATTATTCGGGAAGAAATGAACCGTGCCGGGGCTCAAGAAATTCTCATGCCAATTCTCTCTCCCGCAGAACTTTGGCGCGAAACCGGCCGATGGGAATTTTATGGAAAAGAATTGCTCCGCTGTCAGGATCGCCATGAACGAGACTTTTGTTTTGGCCCCACGCACGAAGAAGTCATCACCGACCTCTTTAGGCGAGAGGTCAACTCATATCGACAGTTGCCAATGAACTGCTACCAAATCCAAACCAAATTCCGTGACGAAATTCGTCCACGGTTTGGCCTCATGCGCGGACGGGAATTCATCATGAAAGATGCTTACAGCTTTGACCGCGATGAGGAGAGCGCCCGCGTGAGCTATCAAAAAATGTATGAGGCTTACGAACGAATTTTCACTCGATGCGGGCTTAACTTTCGCCCAGTCGAAGCAGACAATGGAATGATTGGCGGTACCATGTCGCATGAATTTATGGTTCTCGCAGAAACTGGTGAAGAAACAATTTTGTATGAGGAAGAGGGCACCTACGCTGCCAATGTGGAACGCGCGGAAGTCCTCCCGCCGGCCAGCCCTTCAACGGAGAACCCGTTACCACTCGAAACCAAACACACTCCTGAGATGAAAACCGTTTTGGATGTCTGCCAGTTTTTACAAGTGACTCCTGCCAAATTAGTCAAAACTCTTCTTTATCAGACGAGGGAAGGGGAGATCGTCGCCGTGTTGGTGCGAGGTGATCACGAAGGCAATGATATTAAAATCTCTCGTTTGTTGAACACGGCAGCGGTGACACTTGCCGATGCTGAAACCGTGACCAAAGCCACTTCCGCCCCCGTAGGATTTGCTGGTCCGGTAGGACTGAAGGGTGTAAAGATTGTGGCGGATCATGCCATTCGGGCAATGAAAAATTTTATCGTCGGTGGAAATGCACAAGATACTCACCTCCTGAATGCCAATTGGGATCGTGATTTTACCGTGGATACTTTCGCCGATCTACGACAGGCCCAAGCTGGCGACCCTTCCCCTCGAAGTCAGGCTCCTTTAGTGGCTGCAAAAGGCATTGAGGTTGGACATGTGTTCCTCCTCGGCACCAAATATAGCCAAGCCATGGACGCGACATTTCTGGACGACCAAGGAAAAGACACTCTAGCCATTATGGGATGCTATGGCATTGGCGTCAGTCGAACCGCAGCGGCCTCTATTGAACAAGGCCACGACGCCAAAGGGATGATCTGGCCCGTTCAAATTGCTCCGTTTCACGTACATTTACTTCCTGTTACTAATTCAGAAATGGTGCAGGAAACTACCAAATCTCTGTATCACTCCTTTACCGATGCCGGAATTGAGGTGTTATGGGATGATCGGGACGAACGGGCAGGAGTTAAATTTAATGATGCCGACTTGATCGGGGCTCCCTATCACGTCACTATTGGTGATAAGGGGTTAAAAAATGGTACGATTGAGATCAAACATCGGCGAACAGGAGAAGTCGTAAAAATCGAACCGTCCAGGGTTCTGGCCTACATGAATGAACAACTTGCCCAGTTTCAACTCCCGAGGGTGTAGCTATACGTCTGCGATCCAAGTCCCTTTGTTCTTTGATCGGGGTTGGGTCAAAAAAAATGACGCCAGTAATTCCTTTAGAATCTCGGACTTACGTTGACAAAAGAAATAATGGGATGCTAGCTTACGAAATTTAAAGGGAAAGTGTGTAAACCTATGGGCGACGTTGAATGATTACGCAAATGAATGTGCGGGGTCTATTATTTGACCCTTATAATAATGCCTACATCGTGATACTTCGTGATGAACAAAATTCTGATATGCTACCAATTTGGGTCGGAAAGTCAGAAGCCAGCGCCATTAGCTTTGCCCTAGAAAGCATCGCTCCCCCAAGACCAATGACTCATGACCTCATGAAAGCGATTCTCGACAACATCGACGCCAAGGTATTAAGCGCCGTCGTCACCGACTTAAAAGACAATACCTATTTTGCCAAAATCCATCTTTGGTACGGCGACTCTGAGTATTCCATCGATTCCCGTCCAAGTGATGCCATCGCCCTTGCCCTTCGTGCGGAAGCGCCAATTTTCACCACGGAAGAGGTCCTCCGGAAACAAAATTCCGAAGAACTTGAACGGTGGCTTGAAAATCTCAAACCCGAAGATTTTGGAAAATCCGAAACATAATGAGCGTTGAACAAAATACTGATCTTGTCCCGCTGAAGGTTCATGGGGTCTTGGTTGATCCCAACACTGATACTCAAATCGTGGTATTGCGCGATGAGACGAATGCCGATGTATTGCCGATTTGGGTGGGAACAGCAGAAGGAACGTCAATTCGATTGGCCCTGGAAGGGATTGTTCCGCCACGTCCCATGAGTCACGATCTTATCACCAGCCTGACAGATCATCTCGGAATGACCATAAGCCATATTGTGGTCACCGATGTGAAAAATAACACCTATTTTGCCACTGTACATTTGCTATCCAATGGGTTAGAAAGAACGGTAGACGCGAGGCCGAGTGATGCCATCGCTATTGCATTACGGGCCAAAAGTCCGATTTACGTCACCCAGGATGTATTAAAACGCCGGGGTGGAGACAATCTAGATGCCTGGCTTGCCAAACTAGACCCTCAACAATTTGGGCAGACTGAAGTTTAGATGATTTTTTCAAGCACTCGAATGGAGAAGCACTAATGCGTACCTTTCAAGCGAAGCCTCTCGAAGTCACTCGGCGGTGGCATATTCTGGATGCCAAAGGCGCCACCCTTGGACGATTGGCTACCCAGGCAGCCACGCTGCTCCGAGGCAAACACAAACCCACTTTCACTCCCAATGTTGATACGGGTGATCATGTGATAGTCGTCAATGCCAAGGAAGTCCGGTTAACTGGGAAAAAAATGAAAACCAAGACCTACTATAATCATTCAGGCTACCCGGGAGGACTAAAGTCCATTTCGGCTGAACGCCTCATGGTTAAAAAACCTACTGAAGTCGTTAATAAAGCCATTCGGGGGATGCTTCCTAAAACACCCTTAGGCAAGCAGATGGCCAGAAAACTCCGTATCTACGCTGGATCCGACCATCCCCATTCGGCACAAAACCCTGAGCCGTGGTCTTGATTCAGAACCCGCAAAACCTGCAAACCGAGATTCATCAACTTTAGAAAGGCAGATGCATGGCAAGTCAGCGTCAATATGCAACGGGAAAACGAAAGTATGCAATTGCTCGAGCTTGGCTAGAACCAGGTCAGGGCGGAATTACGGTCAATGGTCGAAGTCTGGAACATTACTTCACGCTTGGCCCCCATCGTGTTCGGGTTGAATCACCCCTAGAAAAAACCCATACGCTTGGGCAGTTTCAAATCCGTGCCTCGGTTCGTGGCGGTGGCGTTTCTGGACAAGCTGGAGCGTTGCGTCATGCTATTGCAAAAGCCCTCATTCAGGCCAACCCCGAATTTCGGACTCCCCTAAAGAAAGAGGGTATGCTGACTCGCGATCCTAGAGTCAAGGAGAGAAAGAAATACGGGCAAAAAGGCGCACGAGCCCTATTCCAATATTCCAAACGCTAAGTTTGCTCAGGCTGTACACTTTTCACAAAAAGGGAAGGCCATATGGTCTTCCCTTTTTTCATTCACCAGTTTCCCAGGGATAACGTTCCACGCTTATGGCAAAATCACGAATTAACATCGCCGTTCTCGGAGGTAGTGGGTATACCGGGGGGGAACTTCTTCGACTACTGGCGCAACATCCATACGTTAAGGTCAAAATTGTCACGGGAGACAAAGCCGTAGGGCTCCCCGTTTCTTCCCACTTTCCCAACCTTGAAACCTTTTGTTCACTCGTGTTTCAGCCTATGGATCTGCCAAAGGTTACACAATCCGCCGATCTCGTGTTCATGGCCTTACCTCACACGAAATCGATTGAACCCGTCGCGCATTGTATCAAGGCCAAAAAGCGAGTCATTGATTTAAGCGCAGATTATCGATTATGCGAGCAGAAAACGTATGAAAAATGGTACGGGGTCTCTCATTCTTCGCCCCATCTCTTGCGACAATCCGTCTATGGTATGCCAGAACTCCATCGCACCAAAATATCACGCACCAAGCTTGTGGCCGTTCCCGGATGCTACCCCACAGCAGCCATTCTTCAATTGGCACCTCTTCTGTCAAAACGAATCCTTAAACCGGATTCCATTGTCATCGATGCCAAATCAGGGATCTCGGGAGCTGGCCGGAGTCCAGCCCTACCTTATCATTTTCCGGAAGCCCACGATTCCATGACCGCTTATAAAATTGGGCAACATCGCCACACCCCGGAAATCGAACAAGAGCTCAATAATGTCTATGGAAAAACATCTGTTCGAGCCAAAGGGCGAGCCAAACCATTAACCGTTATGTTCACTCCCCACCTCACGCCTATGAATCGAGGAATCCTCAGCACCGCCTATGGAAAAATGACCAAACCCATCACCACCAAAGCACTCCAGGATTTGTATCGCCGATTCTATCGAAATGAACGATTTATTCGAATTCGAGAGGAATCCACCCAAGTCAGTCCAAACCAGGTGCGTGGATCAAACTTTTGCGACATCGCGATTTTGGCAGACTCCCGCACCGGCAATATTATTACCGTAGCGGCAATAGACAATCTCGTAAAAGGCGCTGCAGGCCAAGCGATTCAATCGATGAATCTTATGATGGGATATCCTGAAGACACCGGGTTGACTTCACCAGGGATTTTCCCGTAGCACATTCTCCCATTCCCCGAACATCAGACAATCAGGGCTTGTAAAAAAATGCAAAAAACCTTATCGATCAAAAACATTAAAGGCGGGGTCACCGCACCAAAGGGCTTTACCGCGGTAGGTATCCATGCAGGGATAAAACCACGTTCCGCCTTAGACCTTGCATTAGTTCTATCGGAACGAGCAGGCCCAATCGCAGGGGTGTTTACGAAAAATCAAATCTTGGCCGCTTCGGTTGTCGTCAACAAACAGCTTCTTAAAAAGCGTATGGGGCAGGCCATCGTCGTCAATAGCGGCAATGCAAACGCTTGTACAGGCACACAAGGAATGACCAATGCCAAAGAAGTTCAAACCTTAACGGCACGACATCTTGGGATCCCGAAATCAACAGTTTTTATTGGTTCAACCGGTGTGATTGGACGAGCACTTCCCATGCCAATATTACGCAACGCGATTCCCCATCTGGTAAAACAAGTCCGACGCTCCGGACATACGAAGGCGGCCAAAGCCATTATGACCACCGACACAAAATCCAAAGAATTTGCCTGCCAAGCAAAAATTGGCAAGCATGTAATTACCGTCGGCGGAATGGCGAAAGGGTCGGGGATGATTCATCCCAATATGGCCACCATGTTAGCCTACCTCACAACCGATGCCGCGATCACGCCGCAGGCCCTCCAGCGTGGACTCACCGAAGCCGTAGATCTTTCGTTTAATGCCATTTCTGTGGATGGCGATAGCAGCACCAATGATACCGTGCTTTGTCTCGCTAATGGCCTTGCCAACAACCCCGTGATTACCCATGGAACCTCCGAGTGGCACGCTTTCGCCAGCCTAATCCAGCGTGCCTGCGAATCCTTAGCCCTTCAAATTTGCCGGGATGGCGAAGGAGCCACGAAACTGGTCACCATTATTGTGGAAGGCACGCAATCCAACCCCCAAGCTAAACAAATTGCTCAGACCATTGCGACTTCCATGCTCGTCAAAACCGCATTGTTTGGCGAAGACCCGAATTGGGGCCGTATCATTGCGGCCATTGGTCGGGCCGGCGTCCCTCTGGACCCTAACAATATTACTCTAATGTTTGATGAAATCATTGTTGTTCAGGGAGGACAACGGGTCAGCGACCAAGCCGATGCACGTGCCCAAAAGGTCATGCGTAAAAAAGAATTGACACTTTGGGTCTCGATTGGAAAGGGAGCGGGCCGTCATCGCCTGTGGACCACCGACCTTTCCTACGAATATGTCAAAATTAACGCCTCTTACACTACTTAAGTATTTTTTCTCACCAAAGACTTTTCCCCTCAAAATTTCACCTGAGACCTGAGGATAAACGGGCCAGACCGATACGCCTACCTCGTACCCTATTTCTGCCACGCCTCGACCTGGAAAAATCTTAAAAAGTATGACTTGGATCACATCAATTTTGACAGTCTACGAATAGAATCGTGCACTTTCGCTGAAGTGCAATCCTTGGAAACATTATGTTGCGAGTGTGGAACCAGATTGCAAAACTCTCGATTTTTGTTCGTCTCACCCTGGGATACCTGACCATCATGACTTTGGTAATTGGAGTCAACTGGTTCATATTAAGCCAACTGCGCACATTATCGGAATTAGGCACGGAATTAGTCTCCTACCACTATCCAACGGTAGAGACAGCCAAACGCCTGATTACGAGTTTGCTCGTTCAACTGAAAAGCGACAAGCAATACCTCGTATTGCGAGATACGAGTCTTTTAAAAGAATTTCTACAGGAAGCCGGCCAATTTAAAAAAACCTTAATTTCCCTGGTCGAACAGGATCCTTCCAAAGAAGGCCAAGCCCTGCTTCAACAAATCCAACTGGCCCATGACCAATTCCAGACCTTATTTCTGAGCGAGGGAGTAGAGCGCGGGGGCCGATTCACTAAAAACTTGGCCCAATATGAAAGAAACCGAGACGCCCTCATCGATTCTATGACGGCTTCCACCCAATCCTACATCGCGCTACATGAACAGCAGATCAGCACAGTACTCAGCGACTCTCATAAACGAGCCAAGCAGGCAGAAAACATTACGCGTCAATTAATGGTCACCGGCGTGCTGTTTGGAATGGGCTTAGCGGGAATTGCCACCTTCAGTATTTTACGACCCTTACGACGAGTCCAAAGACAAATTCGCGAAATTGGACGAGGTGATTTTTCGGCCTCCGTTCAGGGAGAAGTCCCTCAAGAACTGAGAGAGTTAGTCGGTACAGTGAATTGGATGGGAACCCAATTGCAGGAACTTGATCAGATGAAAACGGAATTTCTGGCGAATATTTCTCATGAACTGCGTACTCCGCTCACGTCAATCAGAGAAGGAACTCAGCTTCTCTTGGACCAGGTCCCCGGCCCTTTGACTCCAGAACAGCATCAAACGCTCTCCATCCTGCTCGATAGCACTCAACGCCTAAACCAACTGATCGCCACGTTGCTGGATCTTTCTAAAATGGAAGCCAATATGATGGCATATTCATTTACCCCAACATTGTTGACCCAACTCGTTCAGCAAACCGTAGACAAAGTACAATTTCTCGCCGAGCGAAAACAAATTTCCCTCAGTATTGATAACCAGCTCCCTCCCAATCATAGCTTGTCACTCGACAGCATTCGGATTGAACAGGCGTTGGAAAACTTACTGTCTAATGCCTTGAAATTTAGCCCAAACGGATCACCTATACTGGTTACACTTCGGCATGAGTCTGCCTCACATCTCACCGCTATTAGCGTTCAAGACAAGGGACCCGGGATTCCTCCGGAAGATCTCCCTCATATTTTTGAACGGTTTTACCAAGGAAGAACCCCTGATGGAGGAGCCAGATTTGGAAGTGGAATTGGCCTCGCTTTGGCGAAAAAAGTCGTCGAAGCCCATCAGGGAGAAATTTGGATTGATAGTGCCCTAGGAAAAGGCACCATCGTGCAAATCACGCTTCCAGCTGAAACAGTGGAGGAAAAGGTTCATGCCTCATAAACTTTCCCCCATCCCTTTTACGATTCAAGAGGTCTTCCTGACCATTATAATCTTGATAGGAGGAACCGGGTGTCAAGAATTTCCACCCTATACGCTCAACACAGATTCTTTTGGCAACCAGGCATCTCTGTCTTCAGCCACCATGCTGACTCCAAACCCCCAAGATACTACATTCCTCCATGGGCTTGAGTCACGCGCGGATAAACAATTGTCCCAATGTCGAAAACCCGAAGATTGCAACCAAGCCCATTTTTTGAAAGCATTAACCACCCTGCATACGAATCAAGAAGCCGCCAGTTACCACTTTCAAAAAGTGGTGGAATCCTCGCCACAACATCGCCTCAGTCAGGCAAGTCGAGTTTGGCTTTGGCTATTAGATGAGATTCGTGCCGCTAAATCTCAGCCAACATCCGCACAAGAGATCAACCGAGAACTCATCCAAGCCTTACTCCAACGAGACCTTGGCCTCCTCGAAAGTCCCTCTCCAGACACATTGATGCCTCCAGACCTGAAAAGTCTCCTCATGGCGAATGATGCCAAAATACAATCCCTAAGTGAGCAAGTTCACGCACTCTCTCAAGAAGTGGCGACCCTTAAATCTGAATCTGCCTCGATACAATCGCTTCAAAAACAATTACAGCAACGCAATAAAAAAGTGACCGAGCTCACCAGCCAACTTGATGCTCTCCGACGGATCGATCAAGAACTCAAAGAAAAAGCACCTCCCACGACTCCATCTGAAACAATTTTGCCTCCAAAGGAGGAACCTCGTGACCACCCCTAAATCCACCTTGGAACGCATTCTTGTCGTAGATGATGATGAAGGTCTCTTGACATTGCTTCGCATGCGCTTGACCTCGTTTGGCTTCGATGTCACCACTTGTTCAAACGGCAAAGCCGCCATTACCCATTTTCAGGATGCACCCTTTGACTTTGCGATTCTAGATGTTCGAATGCCGGACATGAGTGGGCTCACCGTTATGGAAGAATTGCTGCAGCTCCACCCCGCCCTTCCTGTTTTGATCCTCACCGCCCACGGCTGCATTCCTGATGCTGTGGAAGCTATGAAAAAGGGAGCCTATTCATATCTGACCAAACCGTTCGATGATAAGGAACTCCATGCCTGTATTGATAAAGCTTTATCACAAAAGCGCATGACGCAAGAAATTCATCGATTAAAAATGCTGGTAAATGAACTGTATGGCATGGAAAATGTCGTAGCTCGGAGCCCACAAATGCAGGCCATTCTTCAACAAGTCAGCCGGGTTGCCGATACCAATGCCTCAGTCTGCATTGTCGGAGAAACCGGGACCGGCAAAGAAGTCATTGCTCGTGTCCTACACTGCAATAGTTCTCGCGCTTCCGGCCCCTTCGTGGGTGTCAATTGCGCTGCCATCCCGGACTCTTTATTTGAAAGTGAATTGTTTGGGCATACGAAAGGATCTTTTACCGGAGCGTATCAATCCAAGACCGGACTCTTCGAAACTGGACATCGTGGCACCTTATTCCTGGATGAGATTGGGGAAATGCCTCTCGCGCTTCAGGGAAAACTTCTTCGAGCCATTCAGGAACGGGAAGTATTACCCATTGGCGCCCGTCACCCCACGAAAATTGACGTCCGGTTAATTACAGCTACCAATCAAGATTTGAATGTGGCGGTTCAGGAAGGCCGGTTTCGAGAGGACTTATTTTACCGCATCCAGGTGGTCCCTATTGCCTTGCCTCCACTCCGCGAACGAAGGCAAGATATTCCTTCCTTAGCTCAACACTTTCTGAAAAAAAGTGCAGCCCGCGCAAATAAAGCCATTAGAGGATTCGTCCCCGATGCCTTGCAAAAATTAACGGTCTACTCCTGGCCGGGTAATATTCGAGAGCTAGAAAATGTTGTTGAACACGCGGTCATTATGGCCTCACAGGATATGATTACCCCAGACCTGCTACCCATTGTCCGCCATTCTGGTAAAGGGACGCTTGTGCCACTTACAGAAGCAAAGGAATCATTTGAACGAGACTACCTGAAATCATTACTGGAGATTACCGAGGGAAATATCTCACGCGCCTCTCAAATTGCTGGAAGATACCGTTCAGACTTTTACAAACTTTTAAAAAAGTATCACTTGTATCCTGCCAACCAATCTGATTCATCCTCATAATAACGTGAAATAAACAATTTCCTCCCTTGGCCCGTCGATCATTTTCCTGCCCCTAGTAGTACCACAAATAATTTAGCTATATCTCACCACTCCCTTTCTGGGCTTCTGTTGGGTCTCCCACAACTCAGCTTCGTCATTAACCTCTGAGAACCAAGTTCACACTTTACGAACAAGACCAAAAAAAGATAAATCTCTAAAATTAAAAAAAATCCTTACCCCTCTTCCGCAATGGCCGTTTGATACTGTAAAGAATTTCGTCACCCCATCCGACTAATTCCCTATAAAGTAGAAATATTCCGAATAAGACGCACTGCCATTGGGCCCTTGCCCCTAAAGAATTTTTTACCCCACAAAGGCTGTCAAAACATATGAACGTAGGAATTCATCACCAAAAAGGCGGGAAATTAGGGATATTATTAGGAACGGTCCTTTCCACAATTCTCCTCGGTTTGGTCACCGCTTTATATTATGAGATCTTTGTTGGCTTATGGTACGACTGGGACCATGACCCTAACTATTCACATGGGTTTATTGTTCCATTTATGTCCGTATATTTTGTTTATGAACGATGGGGACAACTGCAAAAACTTCCACATCAGCCTCATCTGCTAGGAATTCCCGTCCTGATATTGGGAGTCGCCATGTTAGTGATTGGATCTGTTGGGGCAGAATTATTTGCCCAGCGAGTCTCCTTCATTGTGGTTATTTCAGGGCTGGTCCTACTGATATTCGGAAAACGTATACTCCTGACCCTAAGCCTTCCCCTGGTGTTTCTCCTATTTATGATTCCGCTTCCTGCCATTGTCGTGAATACTATTGCTTTCCCCCTGCAAATTTTTGCCGCTCAAACAGCATCTTTTTGCTTGTTTAACCTGGGAATTCCGGTTCTCCGGGAAGGCAACCTCATTTCTTTAGCTGGGTCGACTCTAGAAGTCGCCGAGGCCTGCAGTGGTCTTCGATCTTTGGTTGCCTTACTCGCATTGGGAACGGTGTATGCCTATTTTTCACAACGACAAATGTGGAAACGTTGGACGCTGGTCTTGCTGTCAATCC
This window encodes:
- a CDS encoding 1-deoxy-D-xylulose-5-phosphate reductoisomerase, whose product is MKQIIILGSTGSIGASTLDIIQRFPDQFSVLGLVAGKSDDKLEQQIRMFKPKIVALSDAPAAKRLRDRLDDPTVQVLEGPEGIKEVACHPESDLVISAIVGAAGLVPTLAAIQAGRRVALANKEPMVMAGQLMQEEAHRQGQPIFPIDSEHSAIFQSLVGHRREDVRRIILTASGGPFWDFTYEQMKDATLEKALKHPNWDMGAKITIDSATLMNKGLEVIEARWLFDCPPSQLDIVVHRESIIHSLVEYCDGSVMAQLGLPDMRTPISYAMNFPERVLLDPPPLNLWNYGKLTFYQPDTKRFPCLRLAYEALEGGGTLPAVLNAANEIAVDAFLNNGITFIDIAHVIEKTLDAANPQTLTSLDDALEADRWAREKAESCIHSLAS
- a CDS encoding bifunctional nuclease family protein — encoded protein: MITQMNVRGLLFDPYNNAYIVILRDEQNSDMLPIWVGKSEASAISFALESIAPPRPMTHDLMKAILDNIDAKVLSAVVTDLKDNTYFAKIHLWYGDSEYSIDSRPSDAIALALRAEAPIFTTEEVLRKQNSEELERWLENLKPEDFGKSET
- the rpsI gene encoding 30S ribosomal protein S9 encodes the protein MASQRQYATGKRKYAIARAWLEPGQGGITVNGRSLEHYFTLGPHRVRVESPLEKTHTLGQFQIRASVRGGGVSGQAGALRHAIAKALIQANPEFRTPLKKEGMLTRDPRVKERKKYGQKGARALFQYSKR
- a CDS encoding bifunctional nuclease family protein gives rise to the protein MSVEQNTDLVPLKVHGVLVDPNTDTQIVVLRDETNADVLPIWVGTAEGTSIRLALEGIVPPRPMSHDLITSLTDHLGMTISHIVVTDVKNNTYFATVHLLSNGLERTVDARPSDAIAIALRAKSPIYVTQDVLKRRGGDNLDAWLAKLDPQQFGQTEV
- a CDS encoding proline--tRNA ligase, producing the protein MRTSQVLIPTLREDPGEAEVVSHRLMLRAGMIRKVAAGIYTYLPLGLRVLKKIENIIREEMNRAGAQEILMPILSPAELWRETGRWEFYGKELLRCQDRHERDFCFGPTHEEVITDLFRREVNSYRQLPMNCYQIQTKFRDEIRPRFGLMRGREFIMKDAYSFDRDEESARVSYQKMYEAYERIFTRCGLNFRPVEADNGMIGGTMSHEFMVLAETGEETILYEEEGTYAANVERAEVLPPASPSTENPLPLETKHTPEMKTVLDVCQFLQVTPAKLVKTLLYQTREGEIVAVLVRGDHEGNDIKISRLLNTAAVTLADAETVTKATSAPVGFAGPVGLKGVKIVADHAIRAMKNFIVGGNAQDTHLLNANWDRDFTVDTFADLRQAQAGDPSPRSQAPLVAAKGIEVGHVFLLGTKYSQAMDATFLDDQGKDTLAIMGCYGIGVSRTAAASIEQGHDAKGMIWPVQIAPFHVHLLPVTNSEMVQETTKSLYHSFTDAGIEVLWDDRDERAGVKFNDADLIGAPYHVTIGDKGLKNGTIEIKHRRTGEVVKIEPSRVLAYMNEQLAQFQLPRV
- the rseP gene encoding RIP metalloprotease RseP, with protein sequence MSPDFIYVIAQKLWWFLVVLGVLVTFHEYGHFIVARWAGVKVLKFSLGFGPKLLSRQIGDTEYLVSLIPLGGYVKMFGEDLGESISAEEQAQSFVHKPLWKRSLIVAAGPGFNFLLSYLIFCVWLATGAPLPIPTFEELSPTIEAIRAESPASVAGLQVGDKVTLINEQEISTKHDVLGLIADSHGRPLTMEVLRSGQHKTFVVTPEPLDPNPTDEPIYVIGIEEAEPVVTSVMPDMPAMVGGLLENDRIIKIDETPIHTWSQMTQIVRGSPNLPLLFTVDRDGAIVTVTITPEAQQTTEDDLPVEVGKIGITGPGRSVVRAESPLTALFQGIRATWGWSELTVVGIYKMFTGEISSKHLGGPIMIASASGTAAEHGIADVAFLVAILSINLGILNLLPIPILDGGHLFFFACEAILRRPLGERQREFAQQVGLVLLFSIMIFAFFNDIQRLLQ
- the rplM gene encoding 50S ribosomal protein L13, giving the protein MRTFQAKPLEVTRRWHILDAKGATLGRLATQAATLLRGKHKPTFTPNVDTGDHVIVVNAKEVRLTGKKMKTKTYYNHSGYPGGLKSISAERLMVKKPTEVVNKAIRGMLPKTPLGKQMARKLRIYAGSDHPHSAQNPEPWS